The following coding sequences lie in one candidate division KSB1 bacterium genomic window:
- a CDS encoding tetratricopeptide repeat protein has product MMIWRYIVLWMARTVGRIRHWVSSGWRPPLFWLAATALGVWLAERGFGLEKGTWFDAWKILSLYVVFVLLWWIWRARQRVIVEEFVDQISDPPKSITKGLSALLVVELARLRELYREVDEQRAIPTAVGTEKAIDATVNVENVSDFLKDAVSKESKFSLGKLELPVGTIMVLISRLVQGPRLIGGLHRDNTRVILTAQLIGGRRAYSWRVESHTPNGYQLNEMINEMACRIFTDLALSGAVRWRAVQAFNEGLRSYRDCLRASKERKLKLMQAEKNFINALSEDAKFDLAYYNLGVVYTELPQTHAADRAFSRAIEQNPERWQAYYALALNHYQRGRYDTAMSLCDRVIVLKPDYAPAYDLKGLAQRLLGDLGGAIKSRNAAAAQSWKALCVAELHNNGSAEMQVNVIPRLRHIACQCLRDLAVAYCYQAQASQHNLKRKRAFHRAEKLLRQALSLTPSNPDLHFELGKIHHEQKKYDLAGRAYQAALQIAPAMANFWAYLALVHISEKNQAPALQAWEKFLNHSFDYSRQQFAPIVAVFQDQLAILKQINIQTGNNAAEAGWLNHWSEQIDRIKKLFDELDKVDNLLDAAPSDATRGEALALDLQKKLQADEQKPEWEYAQLRIAQALCLLNANQPEQAETCFRQAIATLEKNYPHGIRAKGLRALLANSLQRQGKQIEAIREAENARWLEPNRSYERVQLGEVYFNLSEFDRARAVWEEALLWSPDDPAIHVNLGVCYLKLALNVRDREQRKILLEQSAKYLHQALDLYDSAQLQEKGWAHHTLGRLHDELCEYSEAIANFTIAKNFGFAPLMTTFYLGWAYLRNKVYDESVQQFRWLIQEIEKKIPTSEGNAILNESLEPETGDQMAVGQVLAWAHLSVAFSYAERDANLNAAQELVGKANVYIEKLNDGAIKDRTRAAHADCEGWILFKQNKIDDAIARFEQALALTAAADAYLHLALSYEKKLQDSKDEAERRHLIARVQACCRHVDDLDLKQEYFQQANDLRLRLHEKLQTQAGK; this is encoded by the coding sequence ATGATGATTTGGCGTTACATCGTCTTATGGATGGCTCGTACCGTCGGCCGAATTCGGCACTGGGTGAGTTCCGGCTGGAGGCCGCCGTTATTTTGGCTGGCAGCCACGGCGCTGGGCGTGTGGCTGGCCGAGCGTGGGTTCGGCCTTGAAAAAGGAACCTGGTTCGACGCGTGGAAAATTCTTTCTCTTTATGTTGTGTTCGTGCTTCTTTGGTGGATTTGGCGCGCGCGCCAGCGTGTCATCGTCGAAGAGTTTGTCGATCAAATCAGCGATCCGCCCAAATCGATTACCAAAGGGTTGAGCGCGCTGCTGGTCGTCGAGCTGGCGCGTCTGCGCGAATTGTATCGCGAAGTGGACGAACAACGCGCCATTCCGACCGCCGTCGGAACGGAGAAAGCCATCGACGCCACCGTCAATGTGGAAAATGTTTCCGATTTTTTAAAAGACGCGGTCAGCAAGGAATCCAAATTTAGCTTGGGAAAACTCGAGCTGCCGGTTGGCACGATCATGGTCTTGATCAGCCGTCTCGTGCAAGGCCCTCGACTCATTGGCGGCCTGCACCGTGACAACACCCGCGTGATTTTGACAGCGCAACTGATCGGCGGCAGGCGTGCCTACAGTTGGCGAGTTGAAAGCCATACGCCGAACGGTTATCAACTCAACGAAATGATCAACGAGATGGCTTGTCGGATTTTTACGGATTTGGCCTTGAGCGGCGCCGTTCGTTGGCGCGCCGTTCAGGCTTTTAATGAGGGTTTGCGCAGCTATCGCGATTGTCTGCGCGCTTCAAAAGAGCGCAAACTCAAACTCATGCAAGCCGAAAAAAATTTTATCAACGCGCTGTCGGAAGACGCCAAGTTCGATTTGGCTTATTATAATCTCGGCGTGGTCTACACTGAATTGCCGCAAACGCACGCGGCTGACCGCGCTTTTAGCCGGGCGATTGAGCAAAACCCCGAGCGCTGGCAGGCTTACTATGCTCTGGCGCTCAATCATTATCAGCGCGGGCGCTACGACACTGCCATGAGCTTGTGCGACCGCGTGATTGTTCTCAAACCCGATTATGCTCCGGCTTACGATTTGAAGGGGCTGGCGCAGCGCCTCCTCGGCGACTTGGGTGGCGCCATCAAAAGCCGGAACGCGGCAGCGGCGCAATCCTGGAAGGCGCTATGTGTGGCCGAGCTTCACAACAATGGCAGCGCGGAAATGCAAGTCAACGTTATTCCGCGATTGCGTCACATCGCCTGCCAATGCTTGCGCGATCTCGCTGTGGCGTATTGCTATCAGGCGCAAGCGTCGCAACATAATTTAAAACGAAAGCGGGCCTTCCACAGGGCTGAGAAGTTGTTGCGCCAGGCGCTCTCGCTCACGCCCTCCAACCCGGATTTGCATTTTGAGCTGGGAAAAATCCATCACGAGCAGAAAAAGTATGATTTGGCCGGGCGCGCGTATCAAGCCGCACTGCAGATCGCTCCGGCGATGGCGAATTTCTGGGCTTATCTGGCGCTGGTTCATATCAGTGAAAAAAATCAGGCCCCGGCTCTACAAGCCTGGGAAAAATTTTTGAACCATTCGTTTGATTATTCGCGGCAGCAGTTTGCGCCGATTGTCGCGGTTTTTCAGGATCAACTCGCCATCCTGAAACAAATAAATATTCAAACCGGAAACAATGCGGCCGAGGCCGGATGGCTCAATCATTGGAGCGAACAAATTGACCGCATAAAAAAATTATTCGACGAGCTGGACAAAGTCGACAATCTGCTTGATGCGGCGCCATCGGACGCCACAAGAGGTGAAGCGCTCGCCCTCGACTTGCAGAAAAAACTCCAGGCCGATGAACAAAAACCCGAATGGGAATACGCGCAGTTGAGAATTGCGCAGGCGCTTTGTCTTCTCAACGCCAATCAGCCGGAGCAGGCTGAAACATGCTTTCGCCAGGCGATTGCAACGCTCGAGAAAAATTATCCTCATGGCATTCGGGCAAAAGGATTGCGCGCCCTGCTGGCAAATTCACTGCAGCGCCAGGGCAAGCAAATCGAGGCGATCCGCGAGGCGGAAAACGCCCGCTGGCTGGAACCGAATCGATCTTACGAGCGCGTGCAGCTCGGCGAAGTTTATTTCAACCTCAGCGAATTTGATCGCGCCCGCGCCGTCTGGGAAGAAGCGCTCTTGTGGAGTCCGGACGATCCGGCCATTCACGTCAATCTCGGCGTTTGTTATCTCAAGCTGGCCTTGAATGTTCGGGATCGCGAGCAAAGAAAAATTTTGCTGGAGCAATCCGCCAAATATCTCCACCAGGCGCTCGACTTGTATGACAGCGCGCAATTGCAGGAAAAGGGCTGGGCGCACCATACGCTAGGCCGCTTGCACGACGAGCTGTGCGAGTACAGCGAAGCCATCGCCAATTTTACCATCGCCAAAAACTTCGGCTTCGCGCCGTTGATGACGACTTTTTATCTCGGTTGGGCTTATCTCAGAAACAAGGTCTACGATGAAAGCGTGCAGCAATTCCGCTGGCTGATTCAAGAGATCGAGAAAAAAATTCCAACGAGCGAGGGCAACGCCATCTTAAACGAAAGCCTCGAGCCGGAGACGGGAGATCAAATGGCGGTGGGGCAGGTTTTGGCATGGGCGCATTTGAGCGTGGCTTTTTCTTATGCCGAACGCGACGCCAATTTGAATGCCGCGCAGGAATTGGTTGGGAAAGCCAACGTGTACATTGAAAAACTAAATGATGGCGCGATCAAAGACAGAACCCGGGCCGCACACGCCGATTGCGAGGGGTGGATTCTTTTCAAGCAAAATAAAATCGACGACGCCATCGCGCGTTTTGAGCAGGCGCTGGCGCTAACCGCCGCCGCCGATGCCTATCTTCATCTCGCACTCTCATACGAAAAAAAGCTGCAGGACAGCAAAGACGAGGCGGAGCGCCGGCATCTCATCGCCCGCGTACAGGCGTGCTGCCGGCACGTCGATGATCTCGATCTCAAACAGGAATACTTCCAGCAGGCAAATGATTTGCGTTTGCGTCTGCATGAGAAGCTGCAAACGCAGGCGGGAAAATAG
- a CDS encoding glycosyltransferase family 2 protein — MHVIVPQPAPPARKRAARLKVIVVMPAYNAAATLESTYRAINARYIDEIILVDDCSQDETVAIAARLPVHLVRHAQNLGYGANQKTCYREALRRGAHIIVMLHPDGQYDPALLPELIRPIAEGRADVVLGSRFLIPGGARRGGMPLYRFVANRFLTFWENLVLRQQLSEYHTGYRAYSRAFLETVPFLQNSNGFCFDTEILVQAVAFRQRFAEIPIATRYFSGASSASLAQCVIYGLMTLVTLVKFLLHRWRLHSSKIFIPQV, encoded by the coding sequence ATGCATGTTATAGTTCCACAGCCGGCCCCTCCAGCGCGAAAACGCGCCGCGCGGCTGAAAGTCATCGTGGTCATGCCGGCTTATAATGCCGCCGCGACCCTGGAATCAACTTATCGTGCAATCAATGCGCGATATATCGACGAAATTATCTTGGTCGATGATTGCAGCCAGGACGAAACCGTCGCCATCGCAGCGAGACTCCCCGTGCATCTTGTCCGCCATGCTCAAAACCTCGGTTACGGCGCAAATCAAAAAACTTGTTATCGCGAAGCCTTGCGACGCGGCGCCCATATCATTGTCATGCTCCACCCCGACGGACAATACGATCCGGCGCTTTTGCCGGAGCTGATTCGACCGATTGCCGAGGGCCGCGCTGACGTGGTTCTCGGCTCGCGCTTTCTCATTCCCGGCGGCGCCCGGCGCGGCGGTATGCCGCTTTATCGCTTCGTTGCCAATCGCTTTCTCACATTCTGGGAAAATCTGGTGCTGCGCCAGCAGCTTTCGGAATACCACACCGGCTATCGCGCCTATAGCCGCGCATTTTTGGAAACCGTGCCGTTCCTGCAAAACTCCAACGGTTTTTGTTTTGACACGGAAATTCTCGTGCAAGCCGTGGCGTTTCGCCAGCGTTTCGCCGAAATTCCGATTGCGACGCGCTACTTCTCCGGCGCCTCCTCGGCGTCACTGGCGCAATGCGTGATTTATGGCCTCATGACCCTGGTGACGCTGGTAAAATTTCTGCTCCACCGCTGGCGGCTCCATTCCAGCAAAATTTTTATCCCGCAGGTGTAA
- a CDS encoding type II toxin-antitoxin system VapC family toxin, translating into MPNLFQFNASEIFLVANVFLYELTAHSRWGQSCHQFIKKIEGGAISGFTSSAVIAEVVHKLMLLEACDRFHVQMHEAIDYLKRHFHKIKTLNNYRNALEHIYNLPNLTILEITNSIFIQSHALIRKYQLLSSDAVRAAICQAHKIRHIATNDKDFMRVKALTVWQP; encoded by the coding sequence ATGCCGAATTTATTTCAGTTTAATGCCTCTGAGATATTCCTCGTTGCAAATGTCTTTCTTTATGAATTAACTGCCCACTCACGATGGGGCCAATCCTGCCATCAATTCATTAAAAAAATCGAGGGCGGAGCTATAAGCGGTTTCACATCTTCGGCGGTTATTGCCGAGGTCGTGCATAAGCTCATGCTTTTGGAAGCCTGCGATCGTTTTCATGTTCAAATGCATGAAGCCATAGACTATTTGAAACGACATTTTCATAAAATCAAAACTTTAAACAACTACCGCAATGCACTTGAACATATCTATAATTTGCCCAATCTCACCATTCTCGAAATCACCAATTCAATTTTCATTCAAAGCCATGCTTTAATCAGAAAATATCAATTACTTTCATCCGATGCCGTCCGCGCTGCTATATGCCAAGCTCACAAAATACGGCACATCGCAACGAATGATAAAGATTTTATGCGCGTGAAAGCGTTGACGGTTTGGCAGCCTTAA
- a CDS encoding antitoxin family protein, translating into MKTKLAKKKIEITSGTEVKRQFAAVFENGVLKPLKRVRLPKSKKLIVIVHVQKQSITEQMYGLCKPKNQVQLDAIIESEEWL; encoded by the coding sequence ATGAAAACCAAATTAGCAAAGAAAAAAATTGAAATCACAAGCGGAACCGAGGTTAAACGGCAATTTGCCGCTGTGTTTGAGAACGGCGTACTAAAACCCTTAAAGCGAGTTCGATTGCCCAAAAGCAAAAAACTCATTGTGATCGTACATGTGCAAAAGCAATCTATTACTGAGCAAATGTACGGACTTTGTAAGCCGAAAAACCAGGTGCAATTAGATGCAATCATTGAATCTGAGGAGTGGCTTTGA
- a CDS encoding radical SAM protein, translated as MPVLLKKNVVLLNPPGKRVYLRDYFCSKISQADYLNHPIDFVYLSGLLREHYELHLIDAVVDRLPAQKCLKMIQELEPAAIIGLIGSVSYEEDVAFYRELMTKQKTPLFLIGDVLIESRAERLQELDFAHGFLHDFSSDDVHLFLQGERNALRNMTFRHHGGIVAAPIIRPRGENFELPVPAHELFLGKDYRYPFVRRRQFATVMTEFGCPYRCTFCIMSTLGWKIRPVHNVMAELEAVHRLGLREIFFLDQTFALQKPRTLQLLQEMQRRQYRFGWVCFSRPDVLDDDVLTEMKKAGCHTVILGLESGDEAVLAAAQKDYNRDEVLAGFQRCAEHGLRTVATVIIGLPEETEASFQRTLEFLKKVRCDFASFNVAVPRLGTPLRQQAIAQKLISPSLRVMDQSGSEVAMPTLTLSREQINAMHQRAVREYYFKISYLLNRIRRLRSFDEARIQLRQGYGLLRNYFRNGVQ; from the coding sequence ATGCCTGTGTTATTAAAGAAAAACGTCGTGTTGCTCAATCCCCCCGGCAAGCGGGTCTATCTGCGCGACTATTTTTGCAGCAAGATTTCGCAGGCCGATTATTTGAATCATCCGATTGACTTCGTCTATTTAAGCGGCTTGCTGCGCGAGCATTACGAGCTTCATCTCATCGACGCGGTTGTGGATCGATTGCCCGCGCAAAAATGTTTGAAAATGATCCAAGAGCTGGAACCCGCAGCCATCATCGGCCTCATCGGCTCGGTTTCGTATGAAGAAGACGTTGCGTTTTATCGCGAGCTGATGACTAAGCAAAAAACGCCGCTGTTTCTCATCGGCGATGTTCTCATCGAAAGCCGCGCCGAACGCTTGCAGGAGCTGGATTTCGCCCACGGCTTTTTGCACGATTTTTCCAGTGATGATGTGCATCTCTTTTTGCAGGGCGAGCGCAACGCTTTGCGCAACATGACGTTCCGGCATCACGGCGGGATTGTCGCGGCGCCGATCATCCGGCCCCGCGGTGAAAATTTCGAGCTGCCGGTTCCGGCGCACGAGCTTTTTCTCGGCAAAGATTATCGCTATCCCTTCGTGCGGCGGCGGCAATTTGCGACCGTCATGACCGAGTTCGGCTGCCCATATCGCTGCACGTTTTGCATCATGAGCACGCTCGGCTGGAAAATCCGTCCGGTTCACAACGTCATGGCCGAGCTCGAGGCGGTGCACCGGCTCGGCCTGCGCGAAATTTTTTTCCTCGATCAAACTTTTGCCTTGCAAAAACCGCGCACGCTGCAGCTTCTTCAGGAAATGCAGCGCCGCCAATACCGTTTCGGCTGGGTTTGCTTCAGCCGGCCGGACGTGCTCGACGACGATGTGTTAACCGAGATGAAAAAGGCCGGCTGCCACACCGTCATTCTCGGCTTGGAAAGCGGCGACGAGGCAGTATTGGCTGCCGCCCAAAAAGATTACAACCGCGATGAAGTTCTCGCCGGTTTTCAGCGTTGTGCCGAACACGGCTTGCGCACCGTTGCCACCGTGATCATCGGCCTGCCCGAAGAAACCGAGGCCTCGTTTCAGCGCACGCTCGAGTTTTTGAAAAAAGTGCGCTGTGATTTCGCTTCGTTCAATGTGGCCGTCCCGCGCCTCGGCACACCGCTGCGGCAGCAGGCGATTGCGCAAAAACTCATTTCGCCAAGCCTGCGTGTGATGGATCAATCCGGCAGCGAGGTGGCGATGCCAACGTTGACGCTGAGCCGCGAGCAAATCAACGCCATGCACCAGCGCGCCGTGCGTGAATATTATTTCAAGATCAGCTATCTGCTCAACCGAATTCGCCGGTTAAGATCTTTCGATGAGGCGCGCATCCAGCTCCGGCAGGGATACGGCTTGCTGCGAAATTATTTCAGGAATGGCGTGCAATAA
- a CDS encoding B12-binding domain-containing radical SAM protein, protein MKNQADIILYFPRSASSKYRAPMSLLALGSMLENRYDYAIVDGNFFHDPIRQLPAVIEKKGASILGMSVMPGPQLQEAIPLVRRLREQFPKLQIIWGGYFPSNHTDAVLQSGWVDYVMRGPAEREFVQLLQHLNGNGVKRESIPGLSYRENGRIAHTPPRLPLAPIDDLPPWPYERLGDMRRYLGKTFLGRRTMALHTSYGCPFKCSFCAVVPIFDGGWVAQSAARVVNDVESVIKRFGVDAVEFVDNNFFTSVKRTSQFAEELLRRNLRVAWWGEARPDTLENYPDEVLAQMRRSGCKMIFLGAESGSALRLKQMNKGGTQTPETILRLAEKLRQHDIIPEFSFVLGAPAEDVDRALDEEIAFIRRVKKINPASEIIIYIYAPVPMLGSSLFDEAQKNGFQFPSRLEDWLLPQWSQLDLRRNPLTPWLEPRHFKKIHNFETVLNARYPTNSDIKLTGRQRRLLQLSGSWRYAAHFYRAPYEIKLLQRWMRYRQPEIEGF, encoded by the coding sequence ATGAAGAATCAGGCCGACATCATTTTGTATTTTCCGCGCAGCGCCAGCAGCAAGTATCGCGCGCCGATGTCCCTGCTCGCGCTCGGCTCGATGCTGGAGAATCGCTACGATTACGCCATTGTCGATGGCAATTTTTTTCATGATCCGATCAGACAATTGCCGGCTGTCATCGAAAAAAAAGGCGCGAGTATTCTCGGCATGTCCGTCATGCCGGGGCCGCAATTGCAGGAGGCAATTCCGTTGGTTCGCCGCCTGCGCGAGCAATTTCCGAAATTGCAAATCATTTGGGGCGGATATTTCCCCTCGAATCACACCGACGCCGTTTTGCAAAGCGGTTGGGTGGATTACGTCATGCGCGGCCCGGCCGAGCGTGAATTCGTGCAGTTGCTGCAGCATCTCAACGGCAACGGCGTCAAACGCGAGTCGATACCCGGGCTGTCGTATCGTGAAAATGGCCGCATCGCGCACACTCCGCCGCGTCTGCCGCTGGCGCCCATCGACGATCTGCCGCCCTGGCCCTACGAGCGGCTCGGCGACATGCGCCGCTATCTCGGCAAAACTTTTCTTGGCCGGCGCACCATGGCGCTGCACACGAGTTACGGCTGTCCGTTCAAATGCAGCTTTTGCGCCGTCGTGCCGATTTTTGACGGCGGCTGGGTGGCGCAGAGCGCGGCTCGTGTTGTCAATGACGTGGAAAGCGTGATCAAACGCTTTGGCGTCGACGCGGTTGAATTTGTCGACAATAATTTTTTTACCTCGGTTAAAAGAACCTCGCAATTTGCCGAGGAATTGCTGCGCCGCAATCTTCGCGTCGCCTGGTGGGGCGAAGCGCGACCCGACACACTGGAAAATTATCCCGACGAGGTGCTGGCACAGATGCGCCGCAGCGGCTGCAAAATGATCTTTCTCGGCGCCGAGTCCGGCTCGGCGCTGCGGCTCAAACAAATGAACAAGGGCGGCACGCAAACGCCGGAAACGATTTTGCGCCTTGCTGAAAAGCTGCGCCAACACGACATTATTCCGGAGTTTTCTTTCGTGCTCGGCGCGCCGGCCGAAGACGTCGATCGCGCGCTCGACGAGGAAATCGCCTTCATCCGCCGCGTGAAAAAAATAAATCCGGCAAGCGAGATCATCATTTATATTTACGCGCCGGTGCCGATGCTCGGCTCATCCTTGTTCGACGAGGCGCAAAAAAACGGTTTTCAATTTCCGTCACGCCTCGAAGACTGGTTGCTGCCGCAATGGTCGCAGCTCGACTTGCGCCGCAATCCGCTGACGCCGTGGCTCGAGCCGCGCCATTTCAAAAAAATTCACAATTTCGAAACCGTTTTGAATGCGCGCTATCCGACCAATTCCGACATCAAATTGACCGGCCGGCAGCGGCGTTTGCTGCAGCTCAGCGGTTCATGGCGGTACGCCGCGCATTTTTACCGCGCGCCGTACGAAATCAAACTGTTGCAACGTTGGATGCGTTATCGACAACCCGAGATCGAAGGATTCTAA